Within the Eleginops maclovinus isolate JMC-PN-2008 ecotype Puerto Natales chromosome 13, JC_Emac_rtc_rv5, whole genome shotgun sequence genome, the region TGCCTTATGCTGGTACTTATGTGATTAAGTTACATATACTGTCTTGCCATCCCTAAATATAGTTATGGCCCATGCGCATGCTTTCCTGTTTAATATGGCTGCATGGCACTCCTCTCTGCTCCGTCTGTTCATCTGTATGTTGAGTTTGCCTCAGCAAACAAGAAACAGCTACATTTATAAACTATCTAAGGAACGCATGCAAAGACAAATAATATGCAGTTATGCCTTACTTCCTATATACTCAAATTTCTTGTCTCACATATCTCCATTGCCCAGAGCGCAAAAATCTGTTTGTAGACATGCATGTGTCTATAGTACAACAAGGGTAAATTAACTATTATACTTTGCTGTTCTGCAAAAAATTACGGTTTCATTAAGCATTTCAAGGCAGCAGTGGCCTTCTGACAGCACAGAATAAGTCAACaataacttaaaatacaaaGCACGTTTATATTGTTTGACAATAACTCATTATGAAACAAAACTGATGTGGTGAATGctgattttaattattatttgtgcGATTCTTTTGAATATTGCCTGAACATTTGATTCATAAGATgtttatcaataaaaaaaatacaaagcacTTTTCAAATAATATGAGTATGAACATGGAGTATGGTGATAGAATATCAGCTTGGATGTGGATGTATGGGCGATTGTGTGTTTAGTTGTTGGACATGGTGCTGCTGATCCATCCATTGTAGCGGCACACTCGGGCATACACGCTGGGATGTCCCTGCATGGCGCAGTCATAACCCCAGGACACGACTCCCTGCAGCTGACCGTTACACACCAGAGGACCACCAGAGTCTCCCTGCAACacaagcagaagaagacaggggTTTAAATGTTACTGTAATAGTACAAACACGATACATGGTAGGCTTTGTAACTCAGGCTATGTttcttcagtttaaaaaaaaggttacattTAAGACCGTGtagaaataaaagtaatatcAATTTGTATTTTCCAGTCATACTCCCAAGTATTATAAGAAGCCCATGAATAAAAGTCTGTTGAAACACGTTTGCTCTATAATGCAAAACGGTTTTAAATGATCGGTTATTTAATCAGTATATGCCTGAGAAGCATGTAAATATCGGTCTCGGCTGAAGAAAAAACTATATGATGTATTCctagaaaagaataaaaaaggaggatgtccagtgatttaaaatgtctcttGCAATACTGTTGCATCATCTTCCTGCAGTCAACAATCCAGACACAGCAGTGGCAGTGGTGTGAATAAAAAATGGGTACACTGAAAACATATCTGTTCTATAATTAAAGGATTTTAGAGTGGATTCATGGAGCATTTGCATTGAAGGAGTATATCAACTAAATTATCAGTGAAATAAGTGCTATAGTGCTAAGTGTTATCGTGTGTTTTTGTACTGCAGGAAGAAATGCACACTCCTGCACATCCTGACCCCCTGTGTGTTCACTGTGGTTTAGTCCGACTCACTTGGCAGCTGCTGGCACCTCCGCTCATGAATCCGGAGCAAAGCATGTTGTCTGTGAGAAGGTGGGGGTAGGCGTTCTTGCAGATCCTGTCATCAATGATGGGCTGCCTCAGACACTGCAGCCTGTCAGGGAAGTTGTCTGTGGAGCGGAAAAATTGTCTTTGTGACTGTATCTGATCATATTTAAATACTACTTTGAATATGTATATTAAGGATAACTATATTATGAGTGAAGTAAAATGACTTAAATGAAAAAGTTaataatttagaaaatgaatCCTTCAATATACTTGATTACTTTGGGATGAGgttttaacaatgttttaaattgGGCAATAAAGCtccccaaaatgttttaattgctgTCAAATTTGTATTAAACTGGAATTAAGATTGGAacagagcaaaataaaaaaatatataaagccgcggaaaaaattaagagaccacttcagcattatcattttctctggttttattatttatagacatgtctttgtgttaagctttaaaaaaatgttttattgtattatataaactactgatcatttctctctgtgttggtaTTCAagagacactggaatggttgctATACATGTAGTTAAAGATTTAAGaatggtctcttatttttttccgggaGCAGTTTACATATGCGAGTCCTATATGTGACTCCTTTAATCaataatcaaaaacaatttGCACAACATATGTTTTCTTAGTGACTGATcataataacatgtattttgttataCAGTTGGTTAACTCTGTAAATAATCCTGTGCATGAATCATCACTTACTTCCATTGGCGGACAAGTTGCCCCAGCCGGACACCATGCAGTTCTCATCGGCCTGGGGGCAGCGGGTGGGCAGGGCCACGGTCTGGACGTTGCTGTTGAGGGTGGCGGGGCGGCTCAGTTTGATCAGCATGATGTCATTGTCCAGGTTGTAGCTGTTGTACTGTGGGTGCTTGATCATCTTTACTCCATCAATCCACTGCTCCGTACCCTCGTTTGAAGCGATGTTGTGCTCGCCAAGGCGGACCTGGATACGACTGGTGGTCGTGAAAGTTAAgtcaataaatatttcaaatgtattaaatatataatgtatttggCGTCACATACATGGGTGGGATCTCATTTAAAGGGTAGATTATCAATGATAAACTTTAACAAAGATTTCTAGCAGCACTCAAGAAGTGTGTTGAAAGGAAATGGCTTAATTCAGAGCCACTTACTGTTGATTAACGGATGGAATAATATATGAAGTGAATATTTTGGGAAGGTAGGTCTTCCTTCAAATTCCAAAGATTTTTTTCCACAGCTTTGCACCAAGTGGACTGAGTAGAAAAAACCTTGAGGTCAGACTCAATCGACATCTGCTTTccctttttgtagtttttctaaAGGtaaattctaaataaataaagctgtaaaatgGTTATCAAAATACTGAAACATGTTGGTTTTACATGCAAATCTACTTGCAGTAATACCTATGTTAAATGATGAATGTCAAAAAATTgcttttccaaaaataaaatcttatcttattttacatatataaaGTTTTCGACTGACTGTGACTACAAAGGGTTACCTGTACTCAAGTGTCTAGCTTGCTATCATGGTAGAGAAGGGGaaaacagaatagaatagaaaaaaCGCACaacttttctatttttatgCAGGGGGACATTATGATTCATGATTACCTTATttaagattttgtttttaattgaggtTACAAGAAAGAATCTGCCATATGGGGAAAAGTATAATTTCAGGCTCTGTTTTAAGGGTGGGAAAAGTTGTGGCTTCCTGTACTTACGACTTGTagcagtgagcagcagacaCCACCCACTGGCTGGAAATGAGGGATCCGCCGCAGAAGTGGTATCCAGCATTCAGAGACACCTGGTAGGGAACCGAGTTTCTGGTACACTCGTACCCGCCGACAACCTTCTCATCCTCAGCAGCAACTGAAACAGCACATCAAATGAAATCACAATGTATTAGcatgaataaaatagaaacaaagcCATTAATAAGTTAAACATATCGTTTTAAGCTATAAGGTCCTGTAGTGCataagtatttatttatcaaaacaggacaaataaaatataataattgcTAAGTCTCTTACACGCTGCTCCAAGCAAGGCAAGGAATATCAGGGCCTTCATGGTGACTTATCTTTTGAATGTCAGAAAAAGTTCAGCCTGTAACTCTTTATATACGCCTCCTGCTCTTTATGTTTACAGATTTCTCAAGGTCGGGAAGGTACAATGCAAAACTGTTCTGGGAAAGAGCCATATGGCTGCAGCCAACAAAAAGACCTTGAATGACATTCAAACTAATAGATGAAACTCCAACTCTGTTTCAAAGCAAACATGTTATGTGTTCagaaattatgtattttaatgttttatgtgcATTTTACTGAGTTAAGCAGAAGGGACTCA harbors:
- the LOC134875343 gene encoding trypsin-3-like produces the protein MKALIFLALLGAAFAAEDEKVVGGYECTRNSVPYQVSLNAGYHFCGGSLISSQWVVSAAHCYKSRIQVRLGEHNIASNEGTEQWIDGVKMIKHPQYNSYNLDNDIMLIKLSRPATLNSNVQTVALPTRCPQADENCMVSGWGNLSANGNNFPDRLQCLRQPIIDDRICKNAYPHLLTDNMLCSGFMSGGASSCQGDSGGPLVCNGQLQGVVSWGYDCAMQGHPSVYARVCRYNGWISSTMSNN